Proteins from one Aureimonas sp. SA4125 genomic window:
- a CDS encoding L-lactate permease: protein MPQGLLFAFALVPIAIVFVLLVVLRRSAKLSMTVAYLATVILAMAVWGLDIATVGGATINGIVTALTLLFIIFGAILLLATVQESGAIRAIRQGFTDLSPDRRIQAIIIAWLFGSMIEGASGFGTPAAVAAPLLVAIGFPAMAAVLVTLIIQSTPVSFGAVGTPMLVGVTTGLSGNEGVLQSIAPMTLPEYIVNLAANVAMVHALIGFVIPLIMVGMLTRFFGENRSFTEGFRVWKFALFAGLAFTVPYYLVAWILGPEFPSLLGGLIGLMIVVPAARRGFLVPKDRFEFPVRAGWNAHWFGTLKPADAAELAASPGANISLIRAWSPYLIVAVLLVATRVIAPLKAALTSPEATLAFDDLFGSGIRASAQLLYSPGSILILASFISFFLFKMSGRAYGRAWTGSAKTMVAAAPALLLAVPMVQVFLNTGRGPLESMPLVLAESVAGVTGQAWPLFAPLIGALGAFIAGSNTVSNMMFSLFQFSAAEQIGLAGLGTILVVALQAVGGAAGNMICVHNVVAASAVVGLTDREGEVIRMTLIPMAYYTVQAGLIGMALIYGGVWGFVALGWLAVVLVAMSYNKGRPRHLAAVPAE, encoded by the coding sequence ATGCCGCAAGGCCTGCTTTTCGCGTTCGCGCTCGTGCCGATCGCCATCGTCTTCGTGCTGCTCGTCGTCCTCAGGCGATCGGCGAAACTGTCGATGACCGTCGCCTATCTCGCGACCGTGATTCTCGCCATGGCCGTCTGGGGGCTCGACATCGCGACCGTCGGGGGCGCGACCATCAACGGCATCGTCACCGCGCTGACGCTGTTGTTCATCATCTTCGGCGCCATCCTGCTCCTGGCGACGGTGCAGGAGAGCGGTGCCATCAGGGCGATCCGCCAGGGCTTCACCGACCTTTCGCCGGACCGGCGGATCCAGGCGATCATCATCGCCTGGCTGTTCGGCTCGATGATCGAGGGTGCCTCGGGCTTCGGCACGCCGGCGGCGGTCGCCGCGCCGCTTCTGGTCGCCATCGGCTTTCCCGCCATGGCGGCGGTGCTGGTGACGCTGATCATCCAGTCGACGCCGGTCTCCTTCGGCGCGGTCGGCACGCCGATGCTTGTCGGCGTCACCACCGGCCTTTCCGGCAACGAGGGCGTCCTGCAGTCGATCGCGCCGATGACGCTGCCGGAATACATCGTCAACCTCGCGGCCAATGTCGCGATGGTGCACGCTTTGATCGGCTTCGTCATTCCGCTGATCATGGTCGGCATGCTGACCCGATTCTTCGGCGAGAACCGCTCCTTCACCGAGGGATTTAGGGTCTGGAAGTTCGCGCTCTTCGCCGGCCTTGCCTTCACCGTTCCCTACTATCTCGTCGCCTGGATCCTCGGGCCGGAATTTCCCTCGCTGCTGGGCGGCCTGATCGGGCTCATGATCGTCGTGCCGGCGGCCCGCCGCGGATTTCTGGTGCCGAAGGACCGGTTCGAGTTTCCGGTCCGCGCCGGCTGGAACGCGCACTGGTTCGGTACGCTGAAGCCGGCCGATGCCGCCGAACTGGCGGCGTCACCCGGCGCGAACATCTCGCTGATCCGGGCCTGGTCGCCCTATCTCATCGTCGCCGTGCTCCTCGTGGCGACGCGCGTGATCGCGCCGCTGAAGGCGGCCTTGACCTCGCCGGAGGCCACGCTCGCCTTCGACGACCTCTTCGGCTCCGGCATCCGGGCGAGCGCGCAGCTTCTTTACTCGCCCGGGTCGATCCTGATCCTCGCCTCGTTCATCTCGTTCTTCCTGTTCAAGATGAGCGGTCGGGCCTATGGCCGTGCCTGGACCGGCTCGGCGAAAACCATGGTCGCGGCAGCCCCGGCGCTTCTCCTCGCGGTGCCCATGGTGCAGGTGTTCCTCAACACCGGCCGTGGGCCGCTGGAGTCCATGCCCCTGGTCCTGGCCGAAAGCGTCGCCGGCGTCACCGGCCAGGCCTGGCCGCTGTTCGCGCCGCTGATCGGCGCCCTCGGCGCCTTCATCGCCGGCTCCAATACGGTGTCGAACATGATGTTCTCGCTGTTCCAGTTCTCGGCGGCCGAGCAGATCGGCCTCGCCGGTCTCGGCACCATCCTCGTCGTGGCTCTGCAGGCGGTCGGCGGGGCTGCCGGCAACATGATCTGCGTCCATAACGTCGTCGCCGCCTCGGCCGTGGTCGGGCTGACCGACCGTGAGGGCGAGGTCATCCGCATGACGCTGATCCCGATGGCCTACTACACTGTTCAGGCCGGCCTCATCGGCATGGCGCTGATCTACGGCGGGGTCTGGGGCTTTGTGGCGCTCGGCTGGCTGGCTGTGGTGCTGGTGGCGATGTCCTACAACAAGGGCCGTCCGAGACACCTGGCGGCCGTGCCGGCGGAGTAG
- a CDS encoding LLM class flavin-dependent oxidoreductase, with product MIPYSVLDLSPIPEGGTATDALANSLALARHAESLGYNRFWLAEHHNMTGIASAATAVVIGHVAGGTRTIRVGSGGIMLPNHAPLVIAEQFGTLATLYPGRIDLGLGRAPGTDMNTARALRRSLDNSDNFPQDVMELLAYFAEAGPNQRVRAVPGVGTNVPVWILGSSLYGAQLAAHLGLPYAFASHFAPAALAQAVEVYRETFRPSEYLDAPYFMLAMNVFAGETDAEGRRIRSSMEQAFANLRTGKPGPLPRAVDDIDAVIDPMTRAGVDEALSVSATGSPQTVAREIETLVSRYAPDEIIITGQIHDQAARLRSFEIAAQAMQGLASRRAVAAE from the coding sequence ATGATCCCCTATTCCGTGCTCGATCTCTCGCCGATCCCCGAAGGCGGCACCGCCACTGACGCGCTGGCAAATTCGCTGGCTCTGGCGCGGCACGCCGAGTCGCTCGGCTACAATCGCTTCTGGCTCGCCGAGCATCACAACATGACGGGCATCGCCAGCGCCGCAACCGCCGTGGTCATCGGCCACGTCGCCGGCGGGACCCGGACGATCCGTGTCGGCTCGGGCGGCATCATGCTGCCGAACCACGCGCCGCTCGTCATCGCCGAGCAGTTCGGCACGCTCGCCACGCTCTATCCCGGCCGCATCGATCTTGGGCTGGGTCGCGCGCCCGGCACCGACATGAACACCGCGCGGGCGCTCCGCCGCAGCCTCGACAACTCCGACAACTTCCCTCAGGACGTGATGGAGCTCCTCGCCTATTTCGCAGAGGCCGGGCCGAACCAGCGCGTGCGGGCCGTGCCGGGCGTGGGCACGAACGTTCCCGTGTGGATCCTCGGCTCCAGCCTGTACGGCGCCCAGCTCGCCGCCCATCTCGGCCTGCCCTACGCCTTTGCGTCGCACTTCGCGCCGGCCGCGTTGGCACAGGCGGTCGAGGTCTACCGCGAGACGTTCCGTCCGTCGGAATATCTCGACGCGCCCTATTTCATGCTGGCGATGAACGTCTTTGCCGGCGAGACCGACGCCGAGGGCCGGCGCATCCGCAGCTCGATGGAGCAGGCTTTCGCCAATCTTCGGACGGGAAAGCCGGGTCCCCTGCCGCGCGCCGTCGATGACATCGACGCCGTCATCGATCCGATGACGCGGGCCGGTGTCGACGAGGCGCTGTCGGTTTCCGCCACGGGCTCGCCGCAGACGGTCGCCCGCGAGATCGAGACCCTCGTTTCCCGTTATGCGCCGGACGAGATCATCATCACCGGCCAGATCCACGACCAGGCAGCGCGGCTGCGCTCGTTCGAGATCGCGGCGCAGGCGATGCAGGGACTTGCGTCGCGGCGGGCTGTGGCGGCGGAGTAG
- a CDS encoding response regulator transcription factor translates to MSARSILIVDDDDDLRQTLAEQLSLHEEFTVLQEPSAAKGIAAARAGLIDLVCMDVGLPDMDGREAVKVLRKSGFKAPIIILTGHDTDSDTILGLEAGANDYVTKPFRFAVLLARIRAQLRQHEQSEDATFQVGPYIFKPSQKILVDDRGGKVRLTEKETAIIRYLYRADRKVITRDILLEEVWGYNSGVTTHTLETHVYRLRQKIEPDPSNARLIVTESGGYKLMP, encoded by the coding sequence ATGAGCGCACGCAGCATCCTGATCGTCGACGATGATGACGACCTGAGACAGACACTTGCCGAGCAGCTGTCGTTGCACGAGGAGTTCACCGTGCTCCAAGAGCCGAGCGCTGCCAAGGGCATCGCTGCCGCTCGGGCCGGTCTGATCGACCTCGTCTGCATGGATGTCGGCTTGCCGGACATGGATGGGCGGGAAGCCGTCAAGGTCCTGCGAAAGTCAGGCTTCAAGGCGCCGATCATCATTCTGACCGGCCACGATACCGACTCCGACACGATTCTGGGTCTGGAAGCCGGCGCCAACGACTATGTGACGAAGCCGTTCCGCTTCGCCGTGCTGCTCGCCCGCATCCGCGCCCAACTGCGCCAGCATGAGCAGAGCGAGGACGCGACCTTCCAGGTCGGACCGTACATCTTCAAGCCGAGCCAGAAGATCCTCGTCGACGACCGTGGCGGCAAGGTGCGGTTGACCGAGAAGGAGACGGCGATCATCCGCTATCTCTACCGCGCCGACCGCAAGGTGATCACCCGCGACATCCTTCTGGAAGAGGTCTGGGGCTACAATTCGGGCGTGACGACCCATACGCTGGAGACGCATGTCTACCGCCTGCGCCAGAAGATCGAGCCGGATCCGTCGAATGCCCGGCTGATCGTGACGGAATCGGGCGGCTACAAGCTGATGCCGTAG
- a CDS encoding L,D-transpeptidase family protein yields the protein MHRSRNPATIIVRRSPLHRSLGILQAGPLRLRCAIGRAGTSSLKLEGDGATPIASMRLLNAYRRPQKFSDLQVSLPTRRTRADNGWCDSPGSPAYNHPVRLPFPASAETLQRNDRLYDFIVVLDWNITCRQRGRGSAIFLHVAHPDYRPTEGCVAISPTDMRRLQPFLRMGMRLVVSG from the coding sequence ATGCATCGATCGCGAAATCCTGCCACTATTATCGTTCGGCGCTCTCCGCTCCATCGAAGTCTCGGCATTCTTCAGGCCGGCCCCTTGCGTCTGCGCTGCGCCATCGGACGGGCCGGGACGAGCAGTCTGAAGCTTGAAGGTGACGGCGCAACCCCCATCGCGTCGATGCGGTTGCTGAATGCTTACCGTCGCCCGCAAAAATTCTCCGACCTGCAGGTCTCGTTGCCGACAAGGCGTACGCGTGCCGACAACGGCTGGTGCGACTCGCCGGGTTCCCCTGCCTACAACCACCCCGTGCGGTTGCCGTTCCCCGCAAGTGCAGAAACTCTTCAGCGGAACGACCGGCTCTACGATTTCATCGTGGTTCTTGACTGGAACATCACCTGTCGCCAGCGCGGACGCGGCAGCGCCATCTTCCTGCATGTCGCCCATCCGGACTACCGTCCGACCGAGGGTTGCGTCGCGATCTCGCCGACCGACATGCGGCGCCTGCAGCCCTTCCTGCGCATGGGCATGCGTCTCGTTGTCTCGGGATGA
- a CDS encoding FdhF/YdeP family oxidoreductase, whose product MDRSEITDNPVIKAYDHPSGGWGSLKSVAEKTLAEGLSVQTILEMLRKQNKADGYACVSCSWAKPAEPNLAEFCENGAKATVWEVTRKRCDRAFFARHRVSDLRQWPDHDLEKQGRLTTPLRYDATLDQYIPVKWADAFREIGAELQALDPDSAVFYVSGRASLETSYMWQLFARIYGSPNLPDSSNMCHESTSVGLPKSIGSPVGTVQIEDFDAADMLFFFGHNTGTNAPRLLHQVHDARKRGVPVITFNPLQERGLMRFKDPQSPTEMLSPDDGVKMSSDYFQIRPGGDIAAMTGIAKAVLALDDAALASGDPRVLDVAFIAEHCHGLAEFEVFVRAQTWEEIERCAGIDRDSLEHVGRLYATAKKVIANFGMGLTQHRHGTENVQMLCNLLLMRGNIGRPGAGISPIRGHSNVQGQRTVGVSEKPELVPLDVFAARYGFEPPRHKGLDTVEACKGIIDGSVRAFVSLGGNFSRAAPETALLEGAWRKLRLSVQISTKLNRNHLLPGEVTYILPCLGRIEEDLQASGKQHVSMEDSTACIHGSIGWSPPASPELLSEPKIVAELAKATVAGRSSIPWDEWVGDYSKVRDEIAAVYPSDFHDFNARFLQPGGFHRDLPACKREWKTENGKANFLTPSGFDVNPNIHVDGKDILSLMTIRSNDQFNTTVYGYDDRLRGIKGTRMVLLMNAEDMARLKLRDDDRVDVATYADDGVDRRVHDMRVHSFSIPKGAVAGYFPELNPLVPLWHHAKGSHTPASKAIPVEIIRR is encoded by the coding sequence ATGGACCGCAGCGAGATCACCGACAACCCCGTCATCAAGGCCTATGACCATCCCTCCGGCGGCTGGGGATCGCTGAAGTCGGTGGCGGAGAAGACCCTGGCCGAAGGCCTGTCGGTCCAGACCATTCTCGAGATGCTGCGCAAGCAGAACAAGGCCGACGGCTATGCCTGCGTCTCCTGTTCCTGGGCCAAGCCCGCCGAGCCGAATCTGGCCGAGTTTTGCGAGAACGGCGCGAAGGCGACCGTCTGGGAAGTCACCCGCAAGCGTTGCGACCGAGCGTTCTTTGCCCGGCACCGCGTCAGCGACTTGCGCCAATGGCCCGATCACGACCTGGAAAAGCAGGGACGGCTGACGACCCCCCTGCGCTATGACGCGACGCTCGACCAGTACATTCCGGTGAAGTGGGCGGATGCCTTCCGCGAGATCGGCGCCGAGCTCCAGGCGCTCGATCCCGACTCGGCCGTCTTTTACGTCTCCGGTCGCGCCTCGCTCGAGACCTCTTACATGTGGCAGCTTTTCGCCCGCATCTACGGCTCGCCGAACCTGCCCGATTCCTCGAACATGTGCCACGAATCGACCTCGGTCGGTCTGCCCAAGTCGATCGGCTCGCCCGTCGGCACGGTCCAGATCGAGGATTTCGACGCGGCCGACATGCTCTTCTTCTTCGGCCACAACACCGGCACGAACGCCCCGCGGCTGCTGCACCAGGTCCACGACGCCCGCAAGCGCGGCGTGCCGGTGATCACGTTCAACCCGCTGCAGGAGCGCGGGCTCATGCGGTTCAAGGATCCGCAGTCGCCGACGGAGATGCTCTCGCCCGACGACGGCGTGAAGATGTCGAGCGACTATTTCCAGATCCGGCCCGGCGGCGACATCGCGGCGATGACGGGAATCGCCAAGGCGGTCCTTGCGCTCGACGACGCGGCTCTGGCATCGGGCGACCCGCGCGTCCTCGACGTCGCCTTCATTGCCGAACACTGCCACGGCTTAGCGGAATTCGAAGTCTTCGTGCGCGCGCAGACCTGGGAGGAGATCGAGCGCTGCGCCGGGATCGACCGCGACAGTCTGGAACATGTCGGACGGCTCTATGCGACGGCCAAGAAAGTCATCGCCAACTTCGGCATGGGACTGACCCAGCACCGGCACGGCACTGAGAACGTCCAGATGCTCTGCAATCTCCTGCTGATGCGCGGCAATATCGGCAGGCCCGGCGCCGGCATCTCGCCGATCCGGGGCCATTCCAACGTCCAGGGCCAGAGAACGGTCGGCGTTTCCGAAAAGCCGGAACTGGTGCCGCTCGACGTCTTCGCCGCGCGATACGGGTTCGAGCCGCCGCGCCACAAGGGTCTCGACACCGTCGAGGCCTGCAAGGGCATCATCGACGGCTCGGTGCGCGCCTTCGTCTCGCTCGGCGGAAATTTCTCGCGGGCGGCGCCGGAGACTGCGCTTCTGGAAGGGGCCTGGCGCAAGCTCCGCCTCTCCGTCCAGATCTCGACCAAGCTGAACCGCAACCATCTCCTGCCCGGCGAAGTCACCTACATCCTTCCCTGCCTCGGCCGTATCGAGGAGGACCTTCAGGCAAGCGGCAAGCAGCACGTCTCGATGGAGGACTCCACCGCCTGCATCCACGGCTCGATCGGCTGGAGCCCACCCGCCTCGCCCGAACTCCTGTCGGAGCCGAAGATCGTCGCCGAACTCGCCAAGGCGACCGTTGCCGGCCGTTCCAGCATTCCCTGGGACGAATGGGTCGGCGACTATTCGAAGGTGCGCGACGAGATCGCCGCGGTCTACCCCAGTGATTTTCACGACTTCAATGCCCGCTTCCTGCAGCCGGGCGGATTTCACCGCGATCTTCCCGCCTGCAAGCGGGAGTGGAAGACCGAGAATGGCAAGGCGAATTTCCTCACGCCCTCAGGCTTCGACGTCAATCCGAACATCCATGTCGACGGCAAGGATATCCTCTCCCTGATGACCATCCGCTCGAACGACCAGTTCAACACCACCGTCTACGGCTATGACGACCGGCTGCGCGGCATCAAGGGAACGCGCATGGTGCTCCTGATGAACGCCGAGGACATGGCGCGGCTGAAGCTTCGGGACGACGACCGCGTCGACGTCGCCACCTATGCCGACGACGGCGTCGACCGCCGCGTCCATGACATGCGTGTCCACAGCTTCTCGATCCCGAAGGGTGCGGTTGCCGGCTATTTCCCCGAACTCAACCCGCTCGTCCCGCTCTGGCATCATGCCAAGGGTTCGCACACACCCGCCTCCAAGGCGATTCCGGTCGAGATCATCCGGCGGTAG
- a CDS encoding methyltransferase: MMDAVLPRLSADRMRAFILDNTDVLTPPHVPEVSLRLATEAHGLWLRTEAELDAIGLPPPYWAFAWAGGQGLARYVLDHPEVVAGRTVLDFAAGSGLVAIAAAKAKAEAVTAADIDPFCREAMAVNAALNGVDLTIRIEDAIGLPVGAEVLLAGDVFFDKAMAAAIVPWFDAVSAAGVTVLVGDPGRSYLPHDRLVPLITYEVAVTRALEDADVKRTTVWRWRNG, translated from the coding sequence ATGATGGACGCCGTCCTGCCCCGCCTCTCGGCCGACCGGATGCGCGCCTTCATCCTGGACAACACCGACGTTCTGACGCCGCCGCATGTGCCCGAAGTCTCGCTGCGACTGGCGACCGAAGCGCACGGGCTGTGGCTGCGGACCGAGGCGGAACTGGACGCCATCGGCCTGCCGCCGCCCTATTGGGCCTTTGCCTGGGCGGGCGGGCAGGGTCTCGCCCGTTACGTGCTCGACCACCCCGAGGTGGTTGCCGGCCGGACCGTCCTCGATTTCGCCGCGGGGTCGGGCCTCGTCGCCATCGCCGCGGCCAAGGCAAAGGCTGAGGCGGTCACCGCCGCCGACATCGACCCCTTCTGCCGCGAGGCCATGGCGGTCAACGCCGCGCTCAACGGCGTCGATCTGACCATCAGGATCGAGGACGCCATCGGCCTTCCAGTTGGGGCCGAGGTGCTTCTGGCCGGCGACGTGTTCTTCGACAAGGCGATGGCGGCGGCGATCGTGCCGTGGTTCGACGCCGTCTCAGCGGCAGGCGTGACAGTCCTCGTCGGCGATCCCGGGCGCAGCTACCTGCCGCACGACAGGCTGGTGCCCCTGATCACCTACGAGGTGGCGGTCACGCGGGCGCTCGAAGACGCCGACGTCAAGCGGACGACCGTCTGGCGCTGGCGGAACGGATAG
- a CDS encoding DUF3072 domain-containing protein: MSDQNPKTGSNTEKSPDDWTTGDEPMTGAQASYLKTLCEETGAAFDDKVSKAEASKQIDALQGQSQRLKSA, from the coding sequence ATGTCCGACCAGAACCCCAAGACCGGCTCCAACACCGAAAAGAGTCCGGACGACTGGACCACCGGCGACGAGCCGATGACGGGGGCGCAGGCCTCCTATCTCAAGACGCTGTGCGAGGAGACCGGCGCGGCCTTCGACGACAAGGTTTCGAAGGCCGAGGCATCGAAACAGATCGATGCGCTGCAGGGACAGAGCCAGCGTCTGAAGTCCGCCTGA
- a CDS encoding EVE domain-containing protein — protein MAYWLFKSEPVKWSWEMQKAAGPKGQEWDGVRNYQARNFMRTMKKGERGFFYHSNDGKEIVGIVEVLNEVHPDSTADNPAWECVDLVAVADLPKPVPLDTVKTEPRLKDMVLATNSRLSVQPVTEAEFAAICAMGGLDRIPE, from the coding sequence ATGGCCTACTGGCTGTTCAAGTCCGAGCCGGTGAAATGGTCTTGGGAGATGCAGAAGGCGGCCGGGCCGAAAGGCCAGGAATGGGACGGCGTGCGCAACTATCAGGCGCGCAACTTCATGCGGACGATGAAGAAGGGCGAGCGCGGCTTCTTCTACCATTCCAATGACGGCAAGGAGATCGTCGGCATCGTCGAGGTGCTGAACGAGGTGCATCCCGACTCCACCGCCGACAATCCGGCCTGGGAATGCGTCGACCTCGTGGCCGTCGCGGACCTGCCGAAGCCGGTCCCGCTCGACACGGTCAAGACCGAGCCGCGGCTGAAGGACATGGTGCTGGCGACGAATTCCCGGCTGTCGGTACAGCCGGTGACGGAGGCGGAGTTTGCCGCGATCTGCGCCATGGGCGGGCTGGACCGGATTCCGGAGTAG
- a CDS encoding YciI-like protein gives MLFVVLCEDKPGALDVRMENRPRHVEFLKGLGPTLKLAGPFLGLDDKPVGSMLVLDAPSAEAAAEIAAGDPYALAGLFESVQVRRWNWTINNPDA, from the coding sequence ATGCTTTTCGTCGTCCTGTGTGAAGACAAGCCCGGCGCCCTCGACGTCCGGATGGAAAACCGGCCTAGACATGTCGAGTTCCTGAAGGGGCTCGGGCCGACGCTGAAGCTCGCCGGCCCCTTCCTGGGGCTCGACGACAAGCCCGTCGGCTCGATGCTGGTGCTGGATGCGCCAAGCGCCGAGGCCGCTGCCGAAATCGCCGCCGGCGACCCCTATGCACTCGCGGGCCTCTTCGAATCGGTGCAGGTGCGCCGCTGGAACTGGACCATCAACAACCCGGACGCCTGA
- a CDS encoding NAD(P)H-dependent glycerol-3-phosphate dehydrogenase, whose product MNQPDKIAVIGGGAWGTALAALQSRAGRSTVLYARDAATVQAIAATGRNERYLPGIPLPESLAATTDMALALGGATVVLVVVPAQNLADIAEALAAGRAEGVPVVLCAKGIERGTGRFASDILAAHVGPADLAVLSGPSFAADVARGLPTAVTIAAADEARADDIARRLSTESFRGYASSDVVGVEAGGALKNVLAIAAGIVAGAGLGASAGAAIVTRGFVELRRVGEALGARPETLMGLSGLGDLVLTCSGAQSRNFSYGLALGRGEDLGSLKLAEGVHSAAIAARLAADHGIEAPIITTVAAIIDGTLSVESAVRELLARPLRREFD is encoded by the coding sequence ATGAACCAGCCTGACAAGATCGCGGTCATCGGCGGCGGCGCCTGGGGCACGGCGCTGGCCGCGCTCCAATCCCGCGCCGGGCGGAGCACCGTACTCTACGCCCGCGACGCCGCGACCGTGCAGGCGATCGCCGCCACCGGCCGGAACGAGCGGTATCTTCCCGGCATTCCTCTGCCCGAAAGCCTTGCCGCGACCACGGACATGGCTCTGGCACTCGGCGGTGCCACCGTGGTGCTCGTCGTCGTGCCCGCCCAGAATCTTGCCGACATCGCCGAGGCTCTGGCAGCGGGCAGGGCGGAGGGGGTGCCGGTCGTCCTCTGCGCCAAGGGCATCGAGCGGGGGACCGGACGTTTTGCCAGCGACATCCTTGCCGCCCATGTCGGTCCGGCCGATCTCGCCGTCCTCTCCGGACCGAGCTTTGCCGCCGACGTCGCGCGCGGGCTGCCCACGGCGGTGACGATCGCGGCTGCCGACGAGGCGCGGGCCGACGACATCGCCCGGCGGCTGTCGACGGAGAGTTTTCGCGGCTACGCCTCGAGCGACGTCGTCGGCGTCGAGGCGGGCGGTGCCCTGAAGAACGTTCTTGCCATCGCCGCCGGCATCGTCGCCGGCGCGGGGCTCGGCGCCTCGGCCGGGGCGGCGATCGTCACCCGCGGCTTCGTCGAACTGCGCCGCGTCGGCGAGGCACTGGGCGCCCGGCCGGAAACGCTGATGGGGCTCTCCGGGCTCGGCGATCTCGTTCTCACCTGTTCCGGCGCGCAGTCGCGCAACTTCTCCTATGGCCTGGCGCTCGGGCGCGGCGAGGATCTCGGCTCGCTGAAACTTGCCGAAGGCGTCCATTCCGCCGCCATCGCCGCGCGCCTGGCCGCCGACCATGGCATCGAGGCGCCGATCATCACGACCGTCGCCGCCATCATCGACGGTACGCTGTCGGTGGAGTCGGCCGTGCGCGAACTCCTCGCGCGGCCCCTGAGGCGCGAATTCGATTGA
- the tsaD gene encoding tRNA (adenosine(37)-N6)-threonylcarbamoyltransferase complex transferase subunit TsaD codes for MRNPSRPLSPLILGIETSCDETAASVVGRGADGRPEILSNVVLSQVEEHAAFGGVVPEIAARAHVDAISGIVEAALGDAGVNLDDLSAVAATLGPGLVGGLIVGAMTGKAIAAARGLGFVGVNHLEGHALTPRLTDGVAYPYLMLLVSGGHTQILLVRGLGDYERWGTTIDDALGEAFDKTAKLLGLPEQGGAAVEKSARGGDARRFGLPRPMRGEARLDFSFSGLKTAVRQAAQAAMPLTAQDVADLCASFQAAAADSLADRIARALTRFGAEYPGLADKVLAVAGGVAANAAIRLRLEDACLAAGVRLVAPPLKLCGDNAAMIAYAGLERFEAGRLDGMDAPVRSRWPLDEAAVPLIGFGRRGAKA; via the coding sequence ATGCGAAACCCGAGCCGCCCCTTGTCCCCTCTCATCCTCGGCATCGAGACCAGCTGCGACGAGACGGCGGCAAGCGTCGTCGGACGCGGCGCGGACGGGCGGCCGGAGATTCTGTCGAACGTCGTTCTCAGCCAGGTCGAGGAGCATGCGGCCTTCGGCGGCGTCGTGCCGGAGATCGCCGCACGCGCCCATGTCGATGCCATCTCGGGCATCGTCGAGGCGGCACTCGGCGATGCCGGCGTCAACCTTGATGATCTCTCCGCCGTCGCCGCGACGCTCGGGCCCGGCCTCGTCGGCGGGCTCATCGTCGGGGCGATGACCGGCAAGGCGATCGCGGCGGCCAGGGGCCTTGGCTTCGTCGGCGTCAATCATCTGGAGGGCCATGCGCTGACGCCGCGGCTGACCGACGGCGTCGCCTATCCCTATCTCATGCTGCTCGTCTCGGGCGGGCATACGCAGATCCTTCTCGTGCGCGGTCTCGGCGACTACGAGCGCTGGGGCACGACGATCGACGACGCGCTGGGCGAGGCCTTCGACAAGACCGCAAAACTCCTCGGCCTGCCCGAACAGGGCGGTGCGGCGGTGGAGAAATCTGCGCGCGGCGGTGATGCCCGGCGGTTCGGCCTGCCGCGGCCGATGCGGGGCGAGGCGAGGCTCGATTTTTCCTTTTCCGGGCTGAAGACGGCGGTGCGCCAGGCGGCGCAGGCGGCGATGCCGCTGACGGCGCAGGACGTCGCGGATCTCTGCGCGAGTTTCCAGGCGGCCGCCGCCGACAGCCTCGCCGACCGCATCGCCCGTGCGCTCACGCGTTTTGGCGCGGAATATCCGGGTCTCGCCGATAAGGTTCTGGCGGTCGCCGGCGGCGTCGCGGCCAATGCGGCGATCCGGCTGCGGCTGGAGGACGCCTGTCTGGCCGCCGGCGTGCGCCTCGTCGCGCCACCGCTCAAACTCTGCGGCGACAATGCCGCGATGATCGCCTATGCCGGCCTCGAGCGTTTCGAGGCCGGACGGCTCGACGGCATGGACGCGCCCGTGCGCTCGCGCTGGCCGCTCGACGAGGCGGCCGTGCCCCTCATCGGCTTCGGCCGGCGCGGCGCCAAGGCCTGA